One Micromonospora sp. WMMD1120 genomic region harbors:
- a CDS encoding class II fumarate hydratase, whose protein sequence is MVRVTTPEATGYRIERDSMGEVEVPAEALWRAQTQRAVQNFPISGRGLEPAQIKALAQIKGAAAAVNGELGVIDPTIAAAIAAAAAHVADGGYDDQFPVDVFQTGSGTSSNMNTNEVIATLASREMGAPVHPNDHVNASQSSNDVFPTSIHLAATQFIVEDLLPSLNHLASALEAKAAEFETVVKAGRTHLMDATPVTLGQEFGGYAAQVRYGIERLEGSLPRLAELPLGGTAVGTGINTPLGFAAAVIGKLRESTGLPLSEARNHFEAQGARDALVETSGQLRTIAVGLYKIANDIRWMGSGPRAGLRELRIPDLQPGSSIMPGKVNPVVAEAMRQVCAQVIGNDATVGFAGSQGDFELNVMLPVMGRNLLESIRLLSAVSRLFADRLVVGLVADAEVCLAYAEGSPSIVTPLNRYLGYDEAASIAKEALAKQTSIREVVLSRGHVDSGKLTETQLDETLDLLRMTHP, encoded by the coding sequence ATGGTACGCGTGACGACTCCAGAGGCGACCGGTTACCGCATCGAACGCGACTCGATGGGCGAGGTGGAGGTGCCCGCCGAGGCGCTGTGGCGGGCGCAGACCCAGCGCGCCGTGCAGAACTTCCCGATCTCCGGCCGGGGCCTGGAACCGGCCCAGATCAAGGCCCTCGCGCAGATCAAGGGCGCGGCAGCCGCCGTCAACGGAGAGTTGGGTGTGATAGATCCCACCATCGCCGCGGCCATCGCTGCCGCCGCCGCGCACGTGGCGGACGGCGGTTACGACGACCAGTTCCCGGTGGACGTGTTCCAGACCGGCTCGGGCACGTCGTCGAACATGAACACCAACGAGGTGATCGCCACTCTGGCGAGCCGCGAGATGGGCGCCCCTGTGCACCCGAACGACCACGTCAACGCCTCGCAGTCCAGCAACGACGTGTTCCCGACGTCGATCCACCTGGCCGCCACCCAGTTCATCGTGGAGGATCTGCTGCCGTCGCTGAACCACCTCGCGTCGGCGCTGGAGGCGAAGGCGGCCGAGTTCGAGACGGTGGTCAAGGCCGGGCGTACCCATCTGATGGACGCCACCCCGGTCACCCTGGGCCAGGAGTTCGGCGGGTACGCCGCCCAGGTCCGCTACGGCATCGAGCGCCTGGAGGGCTCGCTGCCCCGGCTGGCCGAGCTGCCGCTGGGCGGCACCGCGGTAGGCACCGGGATCAACACCCCCCTCGGGTTCGCCGCCGCGGTGATCGGCAAGCTGCGCGAGTCGACAGGCCTGCCGCTGAGCGAGGCGCGTAACCACTTCGAGGCGCAGGGCGCGCGGGACGCGCTGGTGGAGACCTCGGGGCAACTGCGGACCATCGCGGTCGGCCTCTACAAGATCGCCAACGACATTCGCTGGATGGGTTCCGGCCCCCGGGCCGGCCTCCGCGAGCTGCGCATCCCCGACCTCCAGCCCGGCTCGTCGATCATGCCGGGCAAGGTCAACCCGGTGGTCGCCGAGGCGATGCGGCAGGTCTGCGCCCAGGTCATCGGCAACGACGCGACGGTCGGGTTCGCCGGTTCGCAGGGCGACTTCGAACTGAACGTCATGCTCCCCGTGATGGGCCGCAACCTGCTGGAGTCGATCCGCCTGCTGTCCGCGGTGAGCCGGCTGTTCGCCGACCGCCTGGTGGTCGGCCTGGTCGCGGACGCCGAGGTCTGCCTGGCGTACGCCGAGGGCTCACCGTCGATCGTCACCCCGCTCAACCGCTACCTGGGGTACGACGAGGCCGCCTCGATCGCCAAGGAGGCGCTGGCCAAGCAGACCTCGATCCGCGAGGTGGTGCTCTCCCGGGGGCACGTCGACTCCGGCAAGCTCACCGAGACCCAGCTCGACGAGACGCTCGACCTGCTCCGGATGACCCACCCCTGA
- a CDS encoding helix-turn-helix transcriptional regulator — MADGQMTAAAFLVAELRRARARRGWSQDELAKAVNYSASMVSAVELGQQPPTAKYLELVDRALDTGGLFGRMSTELVSLDKAQAWLRGWRSILSEARALRWFDPLHVPGLLQTEGYARAVFESDRLLDADEVERRLADRMDSQRILYGDRPPHLVAVLDESVLRRRVGGRKVMCEQALHLARLATEHPRVQLHVVPRSAEEYPGLNGPFILATVADHSDLAYLGGQIGGQELDQPADLLRLQWTWEATLGQAMPPQESIELLREVAEAWS; from the coding sequence ATGGCCGATGGGCAGATGACGGCGGCGGCGTTCCTGGTCGCGGAGCTGCGCCGGGCGCGGGCCCGCCGGGGCTGGAGTCAGGACGAGCTGGCCAAGGCGGTGAACTACTCGGCGTCGATGGTCAGCGCCGTCGAGTTGGGTCAGCAGCCTCCCACCGCCAAATACCTGGAACTCGTCGACCGCGCCCTGGACACCGGCGGCCTCTTCGGCCGCATGTCGACGGAGTTGGTCAGCCTGGACAAAGCCCAGGCGTGGCTGCGTGGTTGGCGATCAATCCTCTCGGAGGCGCGGGCGCTGCGGTGGTTCGACCCGCTGCATGTTCCTGGACTGCTGCAAACCGAAGGTTATGCCCGCGCCGTCTTCGAGTCTGACCGGCTACTTGACGCCGACGAGGTGGAGAGGCGGCTGGCGGACCGGATGGACAGTCAGCGGATTCTCTACGGGGACCGCCCACCGCACCTGGTCGCCGTGCTGGATGAGTCGGTGCTGCGGCGACGCGTTGGCGGTCGGAAGGTGATGTGCGAGCAGGCCCTGCACCTGGCGCGCTTGGCAACCGAGCATCCACGAGTGCAACTGCACGTAGTGCCACGCTCTGCCGAGGAGTACCCCGGTCTGAACGGGCCGTTCATCCTCGCCACGGTGGCCGATCACAGTGACCTCGCCTACCTTGGTGGCCAGATCGGCGGTCAGGAACTTGATCAGCCTGCGGATCTCCTGCGTCTACAGTGGACGTGGGAGGCGACTCTCGGCCAAGCGATGCCTCCGCAGGAGTCAATCGAGTTGCTGAGGGAGGTGGCGGAGGCGTGGAGTTGA
- a CDS encoding RDD family protein — MSVQPGWYVDPADPETRRYWDGEGWLGAPIPVDATPPDGPPPVEQPPAAATPPTPVPTPAAPGWPQQPGPQQPGPPPGYGPQPGHGPGWGPQAGPPGWAPQQVPPGWSAPGGQPGWTAPAGHPGWPGRPPEPRPHGFRLAGYGRRLTARLIDFGLVFALNVVVNGWFVWRWAQEWAPYWEEVFRRAARGDTSAEGLPMPGEQASSLLVAILLIATALWLAYEVPSMAAGGQTIGKRLMRIRAVPMAADQPLGVRRALGRWSTLGLPTLLWYCAGLGLVLQLVDALSPLFDHPLRQALHDKRAQTVVVEVPQHTPTNDRDQPSGDTP, encoded by the coding sequence GTGAGCGTGCAACCCGGGTGGTATGTCGACCCGGCCGACCCCGAGACCCGGCGTTACTGGGACGGCGAGGGTTGGCTGGGCGCGCCCATACCTGTCGACGCGACGCCGCCGGACGGTCCGCCGCCGGTGGAGCAGCCGCCCGCGGCAGCGACGCCGCCGACCCCGGTTCCGACGCCCGCCGCGCCGGGCTGGCCGCAGCAGCCGGGGCCGCAGCAGCCGGGCCCACCACCGGGGTACGGCCCGCAACCGGGACACGGACCGGGCTGGGGGCCCCAGGCCGGGCCGCCCGGGTGGGCGCCCCAGCAGGTTCCGCCGGGCTGGTCCGCACCGGGCGGTCAGCCCGGCTGGACCGCGCCGGCCGGTCATCCGGGCTGGCCGGGTCGTCCGCCCGAGCCCCGGCCGCACGGTTTCCGACTGGCCGGCTACGGCCGCCGGCTCACCGCCCGGCTGATCGACTTCGGTCTCGTCTTCGCCCTGAACGTGGTGGTCAACGGCTGGTTCGTCTGGCGTTGGGCGCAGGAGTGGGCACCGTACTGGGAGGAGGTCTTCCGTCGCGCGGCACGGGGCGACACCTCCGCCGAGGGCCTGCCGATGCCCGGGGAGCAGGCCAGCTCCCTGCTGGTGGCGATCCTGCTGATCGCCACCGCGCTCTGGCTGGCCTACGAGGTGCCCAGCATGGCCGCCGGCGGGCAGACCATCGGTAAGCGGCTGATGCGCATCCGCGCGGTGCCGATGGCCGCCGACCAGCCGTTGGGTGTCCGCCGGGCGCTGGGCCGGTGGAGCACCCTGGGTCTGCCCACCCTGCTCTGGTACTGCGCCGGGCTCGGCCTGGTGCTGCAACTCGTCGATGCCCTGTCCCCGCTCTTCGACCACCCGCTGCGTCAGGCGCTGCACGACAAGCGCGCGCAGACGGTGGTGGTCGAGGTCCCCCAGCACACCCCCACGAACGACCGCGACCAGCCCTCGGGAGACACCCCATGA
- a CDS encoding PQQ-binding-like beta-propeller repeat protein, with translation MLAGLAVVVALAATGVWNPFPGLWDWIDRSEPISEPDVVWQQRVGGTPRSVTFAGDAVVVEQRTRVEARSLATGAQLWERKADWAAVAGGDRDSVVAVGKLLVKGYELLDPTTGATRRRDGDAVAVWTYRNLLLDARCTDATDCTLSAWDPRGTAPLWTAFLPGVHSGLLADNPGLRGTRRLTATRIDDGVAGAETAPPLLGFPVDGRVHVVDTATGRVLQNVEPARDERLSVVGGRMLRIAARSQDGACYFAISARDPATGQEAWQRAGVNLRTADSAGCVQREDPQGARNVLIGVGPDGREAVIDGYDGRLLWVGEPGTKLIAVDDRVAVFRAADKRSVVARELGTEKVLWTRPATGKSGAALTPYAAVVTDEKPSRLTAVDPRNGKELAALRTSANALAVGSQGMIVGEGREIGYVRFGAAGGSPGRPPGNGGNPGPAGPGSGPGGTNNGDCGPKGELCPEPDGGKDG, from the coding sequence CTGCTGGCCGGCCTCGCCGTGGTCGTCGCGCTCGCCGCGACCGGCGTGTGGAACCCCTTCCCCGGCCTGTGGGACTGGATCGACCGCAGCGAGCCCATCTCCGAGCCCGACGTGGTCTGGCAGCAGCGGGTCGGCGGCACCCCGCGCAGCGTGACCTTCGCCGGCGACGCCGTCGTGGTCGAGCAGCGCACCCGGGTCGAGGCGCGCAGTCTGGCCACCGGCGCGCAGCTCTGGGAGCGCAAGGCCGACTGGGCCGCGGTCGCCGGCGGGGACCGGGACTCGGTGGTCGCCGTGGGCAAGCTCCTGGTCAAGGGGTACGAGCTGCTCGACCCCACCACCGGGGCGACCCGGCGACGTGACGGTGACGCGGTGGCCGTGTGGACGTACCGGAATCTGCTGCTCGACGCCCGGTGCACGGACGCCACCGACTGCACCCTCAGCGCCTGGGACCCGCGGGGCACGGCGCCGCTGTGGACCGCGTTCCTGCCCGGGGTGCACAGCGGCCTGCTGGCCGACAACCCGGGCCTGCGCGGCACCCGGCGGCTCACCGCCACCCGGATCGACGACGGGGTGGCCGGGGCGGAGACCGCGCCGCCGCTGCTCGGCTTCCCGGTCGACGGCCGGGTGCACGTCGTCGACACCGCCACCGGTCGGGTGTTGCAGAACGTCGAGCCGGCCCGCGACGAGCGTCTGTCGGTGGTGGGCGGTCGGATGCTGCGGATCGCCGCCCGCTCCCAGGACGGGGCCTGCTACTTCGCCATCTCCGCGCGGGACCCGGCCACCGGGCAGGAGGCGTGGCAGCGGGCCGGGGTCAACCTGCGGACCGCGGACAGCGCCGGCTGCGTGCAGCGCGAGGACCCGCAGGGCGCGCGGAACGTGCTGATCGGCGTCGGGCCGGACGGTCGCGAGGCGGTCATCGACGGGTACGACGGGCGGCTGCTCTGGGTCGGCGAGCCGGGCACCAAGCTGATCGCCGTCGACGACCGGGTGGCGGTGTTCCGGGCCGCCGACAAGCGCTCGGTCGTCGCCCGGGAGTTGGGCACCGAGAAGGTGCTGTGGACGCGGCCGGCAACCGGTAAATCCGGTGCCGCGCTCACCCCGTACGCGGCGGTGGTCACCGACGAGAAGCCGTCCCGGTTGACGGCTGTGGACCCGCGCAACGGCAAGGAGCTGGCCGCGCTGCGCACCTCGGCGAACGCCCTCGCCGTCGGCTCGCAGGGCATGATCGTCGGCGAGGGGCGGGAGATCGGCTACGTGCGCTTCGGCGCGGCCGGTGGATCGCCCGGCCGCCCGCCCGGCAACGGCGGGAATCCCGGGCCGGCCGGTCCCGGCTCCGGTCCCGGCGGCACGAACAACGGCGACTGCGGGCCGAAGGGTGAGCTGTGCCCGGAGCCGGACGGCGGCAAGGACGGCTGA
- a CDS encoding DUF397 domain-containing protein has protein sequence MELTGVRWRKSSRSGSNDQCVEVATNLGDVVGVRDSKDPDGPVLVVDAYSWRLFVVAPPR, from the coding sequence GTGGAGTTGACCGGAGTTCGGTGGCGCAAGAGCAGCCGGAGTGGTTCCAACGACCAGTGTGTCGAGGTGGCTACGAATCTGGGGGACGTGGTCGGGGTGCGAGACAGCAAGGACCCGGACGGGCCCGTGCTCGTAGTCGACGCGTACTCCTGGCGGCTCTTCGTGGTCGCGCCTCCGCGCTGA
- a CDS encoding fumarate hydratase, with protein MSSAAAFSYAPLLPTGPDQTDYRLVTDEGVDVVHGPGGRRFLTVEPAALTALTAEAMHDIAHFLRPTHLAQLRAIIDDPAASPNDRFVALDLLRNANIAAGGVLPMCQDTGTAIVMGKRGRHVLTDGADAEAISRGVYQAYTRLNLRYSQLAPLTMWDERNTGSNLPAQVELYAEDPDGHPDAYKFLFMAKGGGSANKSYLYQETKALLNPVRMMQFLEEKLRLIGTAACPPYHLAIVIGGTSAEYALKTAKYASAKYLDALPTAGSMSAHGFRDLELEAQVLELTRNFGIGAQFGGRYFCHDVRVVRLPRHGASCPVAIAVSCSADRQAVAKITPSGVWLERLETDPARFLPDVTDEALDTETVVRVDLNRPMAEIRAELSKYPVKTRLSLSGPLVVARDIAHAKIAERLDAGEPMPQYLRDHAVYYAGPAKTPEGYASGSFGPTTAGRMDAYVEKFQAAGGSQVMLAKGNRSGQVTRSCQRHGGFYLGSIGGPAARLAQDCIKHVEVLEYPELGMEAVWKIEVEDFPAFIVVDDKGNDFFAEVTKPVLTVGRR; from the coding sequence ATGAGCAGTGCCGCCGCATTCTCGTACGCCCCTCTGCTGCCGACCGGCCCGGACCAGACGGACTACCGCCTGGTCACCGACGAGGGCGTGGACGTCGTACACGGTCCGGGGGGCCGTCGGTTCCTCACCGTGGAGCCGGCCGCGCTCACCGCGCTGACCGCCGAGGCGATGCACGACATCGCGCACTTCCTGCGCCCGACGCACCTGGCGCAGCTCCGGGCCATCATCGACGATCCGGCCGCCTCGCCGAACGACAGGTTCGTCGCACTGGACCTGCTGCGCAACGCCAACATCGCCGCCGGCGGGGTGTTGCCGATGTGCCAGGACACCGGCACCGCCATCGTGATGGGCAAGCGCGGTCGGCACGTGCTGACCGACGGCGCCGACGCCGAGGCCATCTCCCGGGGCGTCTACCAGGCGTACACCAGGCTCAACCTGCGCTACTCGCAGCTCGCGCCGCTCACCATGTGGGACGAGCGGAACACCGGCAGCAACCTGCCCGCCCAGGTGGAGCTGTACGCCGAGGACCCGGACGGGCACCCCGACGCGTACAAGTTCCTGTTCATGGCCAAGGGCGGCGGCTCGGCCAACAAGTCGTACCTCTACCAGGAGACGAAGGCGCTGCTCAACCCGGTGCGGATGATGCAGTTCCTGGAGGAGAAGCTGCGGCTGATCGGCACCGCCGCGTGCCCGCCGTACCACCTGGCCATCGTCATCGGCGGCACCTCCGCCGAGTACGCGTTGAAGACCGCCAAGTACGCCAGCGCCAAGTACCTCGACGCGCTGCCGACGGCGGGTTCGATGAGCGCGCACGGCTTCCGCGACCTGGAGCTGGAGGCGCAGGTGCTGGAGCTGACCCGCAACTTCGGCATCGGCGCGCAGTTCGGCGGCCGGTACTTCTGCCACGACGTACGGGTGGTGCGGCTGCCCCGACACGGGGCGTCCTGCCCGGTGGCCATCGCCGTCTCCTGCTCGGCGGACCGGCAGGCCGTTGCCAAGATCACCCCGTCGGGTGTGTGGCTGGAGCGGCTGGAGACCGATCCGGCGCGGTTCCTGCCCGACGTCACCGACGAAGCGCTCGACACCGAGACGGTCGTCCGGGTCGACCTCAACCGGCCGATGGCCGAGATCCGCGCCGAGCTGTCGAAGTACCCCGTGAAGACGCGGCTGTCGCTGTCCGGCCCGCTCGTCGTCGCCCGGGACATCGCGCACGCCAAGATCGCCGAGCGGCTGGACGCCGGTGAGCCGATGCCGCAGTACCTACGGGACCACGCGGTCTACTACGCGGGCCCGGCGAAGACCCCCGAGGGGTACGCGTCCGGCTCGTTCGGCCCGACCACCGCCGGCCGGATGGACGCCTACGTGGAGAAGTTCCAGGCCGCCGGCGGGTCGCAGGTGATGCTGGCCAAGGGCAACCGATCCGGTCAGGTGACCCGCTCCTGCCAGCGGCACGGCGGGTTCTATCTCGGCTCGATCGGCGGCCCCGCGGCCCGTCTCGCCCAGGACTGCATCAAGCACGTCGAGGTGCTGGAGTACCCGGAGCTGGGCATGGAGGCGGTCTGGAAGATCGAGGTGGAGGACTTCCCCGCCTTCATCGTCGTCGACGACAAGGGCAACGACTTCTTCGCCGAGGTCACCAAGCCGGTGCTCACCGTCGGCCGCCGCTGA
- a CDS encoding Lrp/AsnC family transcriptional regulator — MNGEQNVQLDALDVRLIELLAEEPRIGVLECSRRLGVARGTVQARLDKLVERGVIGGFGPEIAPAAIGFGVTSFVTLEISQRQGHDPVTAHLAAIPEVLEAHTITGSSDLLCRIVARSNTDLQRVIDQIVSSAGITRASTIIALAEQIPYRTLPLVRSAVRAEGKTP; from the coding sequence ATGAATGGTGAGCAGAATGTACAGCTCGACGCGCTCGACGTGCGCTTGATCGAACTGCTCGCCGAGGAGCCGCGGATCGGCGTGCTGGAGTGCTCCCGGCGGCTCGGGGTGGCCCGGGGCACCGTGCAGGCGAGGCTCGACAAGCTCGTCGAGCGTGGTGTCATCGGGGGCTTCGGTCCGGAGATCGCCCCGGCCGCGATCGGGTTCGGTGTGACCAGCTTCGTCACCCTGGAGATCAGCCAGCGACAGGGCCACGACCCGGTCACCGCGCACCTCGCCGCCATCCCCGAGGTGCTGGAGGCGCACACCATCACCGGCTCCAGTGACCTGCTCTGCCGGATCGTGGCCCGCTCCAACACCGACCTGCAACGGGTCATCGACCAGATCGTCTCGTCCGCCGGCATCACCCGGGCCTCCACGATCATCGCGCTGGCCGAGCAGATCCCCTACCGGACGCTGCCGCTGGTGCGCAGCGCCGTCCGCGCCGAGGGGAAGACGCCGTAA
- the hisC gene encoding histidinol-phosphate transaminase, with translation MTDSGRHQPALRLTRADLDALPNYVPGRSPADLARELGLPEAIKLASNEVPYGPLPGVVEAVTEAATSAHRYPDMGVVALRDALAERYGVDADRIATGCGSVALAEHLVRATCLPGDEVVYSWRSFEAYPIIVATSGATSVRVPNDAGHGHDLAAMAAAVTDRTRVILVCNPNNPTGTALRRAELDRFLDAVPDDVLVVIDEAYREFVDDTEVPDGLDYSDRPNVAVLRTLSKAWGLAGLRIGWLVAQPTVAAAIRKVVTPFSASAAAQAGALAALAQATEMERRCALVVAERERVTEALRKFVPDVPTSRANFVWLPLGDRAVAFGRACEARGVIVRPFAGDGVRVTIGTPAENDAFLAAAEAALA, from the coding sequence ATGACCGACTCCGGACGTCACCAGCCGGCGCTGCGGCTGACCCGCGCCGACCTGGACGCGCTGCCCAACTACGTGCCCGGGCGCAGCCCCGCCGACCTGGCCCGGGAGCTGGGTCTGCCGGAGGCCATCAAGCTGGCCAGCAACGAGGTTCCGTACGGACCGCTGCCCGGCGTGGTGGAGGCGGTCACCGAGGCGGCCACCAGCGCCCACCGCTACCCGGACATGGGCGTGGTGGCGCTGCGCGACGCGCTGGCCGAGCGGTACGGCGTGGACGCGGACCGGATCGCCACCGGCTGCGGTTCGGTGGCGCTCGCCGAGCACCTGGTCCGTGCCACCTGCCTGCCCGGTGACGAGGTGGTCTACTCGTGGCGGTCCTTCGAGGCGTACCCGATCATCGTGGCGACCAGCGGCGCGACCAGCGTGCGGGTGCCCAACGACGCCGGGCACGGGCACGACCTGGCGGCGATGGCCGCGGCGGTGACCGACCGGACCCGGGTCATCCTGGTCTGCAACCCGAACAACCCGACCGGTACGGCGCTGCGCCGGGCCGAGTTGGACCGCTTCCTGGACGCGGTGCCGGACGACGTGCTCGTGGTGATCGACGAGGCGTACCGGGAGTTCGTGGACGACACCGAGGTGCCGGACGGGCTCGACTACTCCGACCGGCCGAACGTGGCGGTGCTGCGCACGCTGTCCAAGGCGTGGGGGCTCGCCGGTCTGCGGATCGGTTGGCTGGTCGCCCAGCCGACGGTGGCCGCCGCCATCCGCAAGGTGGTGACCCCGTTCTCCGCCAGCGCGGCGGCTCAGGCCGGGGCGCTCGCCGCGCTCGCGCAGGCCACCGAGATGGAGCGCCGCTGCGCCCTGGTCGTCGCCGAACGGGAGCGGGTCACCGAGGCGCTGCGCAAGTTCGTGCCCGACGTGCCGACGAGCCGGGCCAACTTCGTCTGGCTGCCGTTGGGTGACCGCGCGGTGGCGTTCGGCAGGGCGTGCGAGGCGCGCGGGGTGATCGTCCGGCCGTTCGCCGGGGACGGGGTCCGGGTGACCATCGGCACGCCGGCCGAGAACGACGCGTTCCTCGCGGCGGCGGAGGCGGCGCTGGCCTGA
- the hppD gene encoding 4-hydroxyphenylpyruvate dioxygenase — protein sequence MTQAIDRPQSTEDVDIDRLVGAVDHDISHDPFPVRGLDHIHFLVGNAKQAAHYYSTAFGMTCVAYRGPEQGYRDHAQYVLTSGSARFVLTGAVRPDADGADHVARHSDGISDIALEVPDVDAAYAHAVAQGAAGVIEPHDVSDEYGTVRMAAIGAYGDTRHTLVDRSRYTGPFLPGFVARGPIVDRQPMIAAGIQPKRFFQAVDHVVGNVELGRMDEWVEFYKRVMGFSNMAEFVGDDIATDYSALMSKVVANGTRKVKFPLNEPAIARKKSQIDEYLEFYQGPGAQHIAVATNDILASVDAMRAAGVEFLDTPDSYYDDPELRERIGKVRVPIEELKARKILVDRDEDGYLLQIFTKPVQDRPTVFFELIERHGSLGFGKGNFKALFQAIEREQEARGNL from the coding sequence ATGACCCAGGCGATCGACCGACCCCAGTCGACCGAGGACGTCGACATCGACCGGCTCGTCGGTGCTGTCGACCACGACATCAGCCACGACCCGTTCCCGGTCCGGGGCCTCGACCACATCCACTTCCTGGTCGGCAACGCCAAGCAGGCCGCCCACTACTACTCCACCGCGTTCGGCATGACCTGCGTGGCGTACCGCGGGCCCGAGCAGGGCTACCGGGACCACGCCCAGTACGTGCTGACCAGCGGTTCGGCCCGGTTCGTGCTGACCGGCGCGGTACGCCCCGACGCCGACGGCGCCGACCACGTGGCCCGGCACAGCGACGGCATCAGCGACATCGCGCTCGAGGTGCCGGACGTGGACGCCGCGTACGCCCACGCCGTCGCCCAGGGCGCCGCCGGTGTCATCGAGCCGCACGACGTCAGCGACGAGTACGGCACCGTGCGGATGGCCGCGATCGGCGCGTACGGCGACACCCGGCACACCCTCGTCGACCGGTCCCGCTACACCGGCCCGTTCCTGCCCGGTTTCGTGGCCCGGGGCCCGATCGTGGACCGGCAGCCGATGATCGCCGCCGGCATCCAGCCGAAGCGCTTCTTCCAGGCCGTCGACCACGTGGTCGGCAACGTTGAGCTGGGCCGGATGGACGAGTGGGTCGAGTTCTACAAGCGGGTGATGGGCTTCTCCAACATGGCGGAGTTCGTCGGCGACGACATCGCCACCGACTACTCGGCGCTGATGAGCAAGGTGGTGGCGAACGGCACCCGCAAGGTGAAGTTCCCCCTCAACGAGCCGGCGATCGCCCGCAAGAAGTCGCAGATCGACGAGTACCTGGAGTTCTACCAGGGTCCGGGCGCGCAGCACATCGCCGTCGCCACCAACGACATCCTCGCCAGCGTCGACGCGATGCGGGCCGCCGGCGTGGAGTTCCTGGACACCCCGGACTCGTACTACGACGACCCGGAGCTGCGCGAGCGCATCGGCAAGGTGCGGGTGCCGATCGAGGAGCTGAAGGCCCGCAAGATCCTTGTCGACCGGGACGAGGACGGCTACCTGCTGCAGATCTTCACCAAGCCGGTGCAGGACCGGCCGACGGTCTTCTTCGAGCTGATCGAGCGGCACGGGTCGCTCGGCTTCGGCAAGGGCAATTTCAAGGCGCTCTTCCAGGCCATCGAGCGGGAGCAGGAAGCCCGCGGCAACCTGTAA